In Phalacrocorax aristotelis unplaced genomic scaffold, bGulAri2.1 scaffold_119, whole genome shotgun sequence, the following are encoded in one genomic region:
- the LOC142051001 gene encoding forkhead box protein J1-like has product MAEGWLRCLQAGKDGGPEGSVGDSDDLDDSLTSLMWLQDFSISACMGKSSCCPSDPDPQDCHSIPSSAAPCSPPAADPARMGMPHTPCKPISSSTLRTAHHPTAAHPQLVQDIDYKTNPHIKPPYSYATLICMAMEASQKPKITLSAIYKWITDNFCYFRHADPNWQNSIRHNLSLNKGFIKVPREKGERGKGGFWKLDPQYAGQLKSGAFKKRRMPPVQIHPAVTDRAQQEAQSVASPATSACASSNSLNVSVELQQLLKEFEEVTGDQNWNPADGKAGHKRKQPLPEQTAKAPRLSNPALLTQEEQTELASLKGSLDWEAILNTTLNGDFSTFGDLELTPPISPITRDLDLMLHGHHIASPQGQEHVLTESNHDNLDLDETFMATAFLQHPWHQGANDYLSNSGNVEEVFELSDGSLPADVSDWSSLVSLL; this is encoded by the exons ATGGCTGAGGGGTGGCtgcgctgcctgcaggcaggaaaggaCGGAGGGCCGGAGGGCAGCGTGGGGGACTCAGACGACCTGGACGACAGCCTGACCAGCCTCATGTGGCTGCAGGACTTCTCGATCAGCGCCTGCATGGGCAagtcctcctgctgccccagtgACCCGGACCCCCAGGACTGTCACAGCATCCCCAGCTCTGCCGCGCCGTGCTCGCCCCCGGCCGCCGACCCGGCACGCATGGGCATGCCCCACACTCCCTGCAAGcccatctcctcctccaccttGAGGACGGCGCACCACCCCACGGCCGCGCACCCTCAGCTCGTGCAGGACATTGACTACAAGACCAACCCACACATCAAGCCACCCTACTCCTACGCCACCCTCATCTGCATGGCGATGGAAGCCAGCCAGAAGCCCAAAATCACCCTCTCCGCCATCTACAAGTGGATTACTGACAACTTCTGCTACTTCCGACACGCCGATCCCAACTGGCAG AACTCCATCCGACACAACCTCTCCTTGAACAAGGGCTTCATCAAGGTGCCCCGGGAGAAGGGCGAGCGAGGGAAAGGTGGGTTTTGGAAGCTTGACCCCCAATACGCCGGCCAGCTCAAGAGTGGTGCCTTCAAAAAGCGGAGGATGCCCCCGGTGCAGATCCACCCAGCTGTCACCGACAGAGCCCAGCAAGAAGCACAGAGCGTCGCCAGCCCGGCCACTTCAGCTTGCGCCTCCAGTAACAGCCTCAACGTCAGCGTGGAgctacagcagctgctgaaagagtTTGAAGAAGTCACCGGTGACCAGAACTGGAACCCAGCGGATGGCAAAGCAGGGCACAAGCGCAAGCAGCCCTTGCCCGAGCAAACGGCCAAGGCACCTCGGCTTTCCAACCCTGCCTTGCTGACCCAGGAAGAGCAGACTGAGCTGGCATCACTGAAAGGCAGCCTTGACTGGGAAGCCATCCTCAACACCACCCTGAATGGAGACTTCTCCACTTTTGGGGACCTGGAGCTCACGCCTCCCATCAGCCCCATAACACGCGACCTGGACTTGATGCTACACGGGCACCACATCGcctctccccaggggcaggagcacGTCCTCACCGAATCCAACCACGACAACCTGGACTTGGATGAAACCTTCATGGCCACGGCCTTCCTGCAGCACCCCTGGCACCAAGGGGCAAACGATTACCTCTCCAACTCCGGCAACGTGGAGGAGGTGTTTGAACTCAGCGACGGCTCTTTGCCAGCAGATGTGAGCGACTGGAGCAGTCTGGTGTCCCTCTTATAA